Proteins from one candidate division KSB1 bacterium genomic window:
- a CDS encoding 2-oxoacid:acceptor oxidoreductase family protein: MSLRYEIRLSGSGGQGLILAGQILAEAAAVYDDKNATQSQSYGPEARGGASRSEVIISDDEIDYPKATHLDLLLALTQEACNKYVVDLKKNGILLVDSTEVAKLPRGDFKIFSAPMAEIAEKEIGRKVVANLVAVGMIVGLSKIVAIASAEQAIRARVPRGTEEMNLKAFRKGLEIAEKLLHERTEI; encoded by the coding sequence ATGAGCTTGCGTTATGAAATTCGTTTGAGCGGTTCCGGCGGACAGGGTTTGATTTTGGCCGGACAAATTCTGGCCGAAGCAGCGGCGGTTTATGACGATAAGAATGCCACGCAAAGCCAATCCTACGGCCCGGAAGCGCGCGGCGGCGCCAGCCGCTCGGAGGTGATTATCTCGGATGACGAGATCGATTACCCCAAAGCCACGCATCTCGATTTGCTGCTCGCCCTCACGCAGGAAGCGTGCAACAAGTATGTTGTGGATTTGAAAAAGAACGGCATTCTTTTGGTGGATTCAACCGAAGTGGCCAAATTGCCTCGAGGTGATTTTAAAATTTTTTCAGCGCCGATGGCGGAAATTGCCGAAAAAGAAATTGGCAGAAAGGTGGTCGCCAATCTGGTGGCGGTGGGCATGATTGTTGGGCTTTCGAAGATAGTTGCCATTGCCTCCGCCGAACAAGCCATTCGCGCGCGCGTACCCAGGGGCACGGAAGAGATGAATCTCAAAGCTTTTCGCAAGGGGCTTGAAATCGCAGAGAAGCTGTTGCATGAGCGAACTGAAATTTGA
- a CDS encoding succinate dehydrogenase/fumarate reductase iron-sulfur subunit, producing the protein MNIQNVKCKIFRYDGRGRPRWETFEIPVARGMTVLDGLAHLKEHKDSTLAWRSSCRMGICGSCGMLINGRPKLACQTQILEIKAPLVLEPLPNFSVIRDLVPDLIEMFEKHRRVKPWIIRRDSYELEKPANEYLQSAEEMEKYFQFSYCIKCGLCMSACPTLATDARYLGPQPLAQAFRYIADSRDEGFAERSRPVLSEGGPWRCHFAGECSQVCPKHVDPALAVQLMKREILLRTFRLKKSQPGAPIAPKIIEARPRPDIPPAPERTVR; encoded by the coding sequence ATGAACATTCAAAACGTCAAATGCAAAATCTTTCGGTATGATGGCCGGGGGCGGCCGCGCTGGGAGACGTTTGAAATTCCCGTGGCGCGCGGGATGACCGTGCTCGATGGTTTGGCGCATCTCAAAGAGCACAAAGACAGCACATTGGCGTGGCGCAGCTCGTGCCGGATGGGAATTTGCGGATCGTGCGGGATGCTGATCAACGGCCGGCCGAAGCTTGCCTGCCAAACGCAGATTCTCGAAATCAAAGCGCCGTTAGTGCTGGAGCCCTTGCCGAATTTTTCGGTGATTCGCGATTTGGTGCCGGATTTGATCGAGATGTTCGAGAAGCATCGTCGCGTGAAACCGTGGATCATTCGCCGTGACAGTTACGAATTGGAGAAGCCGGCCAACGAATATTTGCAAAGCGCTGAAGAGATGGAGAAATATTTTCAATTCTCCTATTGCATCAAATGCGGCTTGTGCATGTCCGCCTGTCCGACGCTGGCCACGGACGCGCGCTATCTCGGGCCGCAACCGTTGGCACAGGCGTTTCGCTACATTGCCGATTCGCGCGACGAGGGTTTTGCCGAGCGGTCGCGGCCGGTGCTCAGCGAAGGCGGCCCCTGGCGCTGCCACTTTGCCGGTGAGTGCTCGCAAGTCTGCCCGAAGCACGTCGATCCGGCGCTGGCGGTTCAACTGATGAAACGCGAGATTCTCCTGCGCACGTTTCGTTTGAAAAAAAGCCAGCCCGGCGCGCCGATTGCGCCCAAAATCATCGAAGCCAGGCCCCGTCCGGATATTCCACCAGCGCCGGAGAGAACCGTAAGGTAG
- a CDS encoding hydrogenase iron-sulfur subunit — protein sequence MSENFENPQPRLIGFLCENGAHVFYDVSNPVRRKLPANFIGLPVASINQVQASEVLKAFLSGADGVVIAGCEKCRNQKDQQLHEAHFAALVQSLTSCDIAPARLRWEWISAQEESKFIQLVTDMMESLRQLPPLRLPPRLAKTISYCG from the coding sequence ATGAGCGAAAATTTTGAAAACCCGCAGCCGCGCCTGATCGGGTTTTTATGTGAAAACGGCGCGCACGTTTTTTACGACGTATCGAACCCGGTGCGGCGCAAGCTGCCGGCGAATTTCATCGGCCTGCCGGTGGCGTCGATCAACCAGGTGCAGGCCAGCGAAGTGCTCAAAGCCTTTCTCTCCGGTGCCGACGGCGTGGTGATCGCCGGATGCGAGAAGTGTCGCAATCAAAAAGACCAACAACTCCACGAGGCGCACTTTGCGGCGTTGGTGCAGTCTTTGACGAGCTGCGACATTGCGCCGGCGCGTTTGCGGTGGGAATGGATTTCCGCCCAAGAAGAGTCTAAATTTATTCAGCTTGTCACGGATATGATGGAAAGCCTGCGCCAATTGCCTCCCTTGCGACTGCCGCCCCGACTCGCAAAAACTATTTCATATTGTGGGTAG
- a CDS encoding 2-oxoacid:ferredoxin oxidoreductase subunit beta, with translation MDYGKYLRTQRMPHIWCPGCGNGIVLKAILRAIDRLGLNKDEIVMVSGIGCSSRTPGYVDFNTVHTTHGRALAFATGIKLAKPHLTVIVVSGDGDATAIGGNHFIHTARRNIDLTMIIFNNYIYGMTGGQYSPTTPPGKWGSTAPYGNLENSFDICGLAVAAGASYVARGTVYHAVQLDKLIESGIRKKGFSVIEALTPCPTYYGRRNSQKSVIDMMNWQIETTVSASKAAKLSPEALNGKIVTGVLADREKPEYVDEYQKFIARLNPKAAAAPV, from the coding sequence ATGGATTACGGTAAATATCTTCGCACGCAGAGAATGCCGCACATCTGGTGTCCGGGTTGCGGCAATGGCATCGTGCTCAAAGCCATCTTGCGCGCCATTGACCGGCTTGGTTTGAATAAGGATGAAATCGTGATGGTCTCCGGCATCGGTTGCTCGAGCCGCACCCCGGGCTATGTCGATTTTAATACCGTTCACACCACGCACGGGCGCGCGCTGGCTTTTGCCACCGGCATCAAGTTGGCAAAGCCGCATTTGACGGTGATTGTCGTGTCCGGTGATGGCGATGCGACCGCCATTGGCGGCAATCATTTCATTCACACGGCGCGGCGCAACATCGATTTGACGATGATCATTTTCAATAATTACATCTACGGCATGACCGGCGGCCAATATTCGCCGACGACGCCACCCGGCAAATGGGGCAGCACGGCGCCGTATGGCAATCTGGAAAACTCCTTCGACATCTGCGGATTGGCGGTGGCAGCAGGCGCAAGTTATGTGGCGCGCGGCACGGTTTATCATGCAGTACAGCTCGATAAGCTCATTGAAAGCGGCATACGCAAAAAAGGCTTCTCGGTGATTGAAGCGCTGACGCCGTGCCCGACGTATTATGGCCGGCGCAACAGCCAAAAATCCGTGATCGACATGATGAACTGGCAAATTGAAACGACGGTAAGCGCGAGCAAAGCCGCAAAATTGTCGCCGGAAGCATTGAATGGAAAAATCGTGACCGGCGTTCTCGCCGACCGCGAAAAACCGGAGTATGTGGACGAGTATCAAAAATTTATCGCGCGTCTCAACCCCAAAGCTGCCGCAGCGCCAGTTTGA
- a CDS encoding succinate dehydrogenase/fumarate reductase flavoprotein subunit — protein MENSIQHDVLILGSGLAGLRAAVEMARRSNGRLSIGLVSKVQLMRSHSVAAEGGTAAMMRPEEGDSFELHAWDTVKGSDFLADQDVVELFVKKAPEEIIQLEHWGIPWSRRDDGRIDQRPFGGHSFPRAVYAADKTGFFEMQTLYDTLLKFDNWKRYDEWFITAIAIEDNQFRGLVGLDVTTGKFHTLVGKALIIAAGGAGTLYGFTTYSQTVTGDGLAMAYRAGLALEDMEFIQFHPTGLVPSGILISEAARGEGGYLINKNGERFMERYAKGKMELAPRDMVSRSMITEIEEGRGLKTAEGRNYLQLDLRHLGEAKINERLPFIRELAMQFVGIDPVHEPIPIHPVAHYSMGGIACDINGATAVEGIWVAGEAACTSLHGANRLGSNSTAECLVWGQITGEQVVEKYWHSGVAFPKLSAAFVKEQEERLEHWLSNSTGTENLYALRRELRQTMDDDVGVFRTGEELQQALSKIQSFKLRYRNIRVRDANRVYNTDLIAALELGNLLDLAEVAVASALARQESRGAHARRDFAERDDENWLKHTLAHFTLEGPKLSYKPARITMWKPVERKY, from the coding sequence ATGGAAAACTCAATTCAACACGACGTTCTCATTCTCGGCTCCGGCCTCGCCGGTTTGCGCGCGGCGGTGGAAATGGCGCGTCGCAGCAACGGCAGGTTGAGCATCGGCCTCGTCTCCAAAGTGCAGCTCATGCGCTCGCACTCGGTGGCGGCGGAAGGAGGGACCGCCGCCATGATGCGGCCGGAAGAAGGCGATTCATTCGAGTTGCACGCCTGGGACACGGTGAAAGGCTCGGACTTTCTCGCGGATCAAGACGTGGTGGAGCTGTTCGTCAAAAAAGCGCCGGAGGAAATCATTCAGCTCGAGCATTGGGGCATTCCGTGGTCGCGCCGCGATGATGGCCGGATCGATCAGCGGCCGTTCGGCGGGCACAGTTTTCCGCGCGCGGTTTATGCGGCGGACAAGACCGGCTTCTTCGAGATGCAAACGCTTTACGATACGCTGCTCAAGTTTGATAATTGGAAACGCTACGACGAGTGGTTCATCACCGCCATTGCGATTGAAGACAATCAGTTCCGCGGCCTCGTCGGGTTGGATGTGACGACTGGCAAATTTCATACGCTTGTTGGCAAAGCACTGATCATTGCTGCTGGCGGCGCCGGCACCTTGTATGGCTTCACCACGTATTCGCAGACCGTGACCGGCGATGGCCTGGCGATGGCGTATCGCGCCGGACTCGCGCTGGAAGATATGGAATTCATCCAATTTCATCCGACCGGCTTGGTGCCTTCCGGCATTCTCATCTCTGAAGCGGCGCGCGGTGAAGGCGGCTATCTCATCAATAAAAATGGCGAGCGTTTTATGGAGCGTTACGCCAAAGGCAAAATGGAACTGGCGCCGCGCGATATGGTGTCGCGCTCGATGATCACCGAAATCGAAGAGGGGCGCGGCTTGAAGACGGCGGAGGGAAGAAATTATTTGCAGCTCGATCTCCGCCATCTTGGCGAAGCGAAAATCAACGAACGCCTGCCGTTTATTCGCGAGCTGGCGATGCAATTCGTCGGCATCGACCCGGTGCACGAGCCGATTCCGATTCATCCGGTGGCGCATTATTCGATGGGCGGCATCGCGTGCGACATCAACGGCGCGACTGCGGTGGAAGGTATCTGGGTTGCCGGCGAAGCCGCTTGCACGAGCTTGCACGGCGCCAATCGTCTTGGCTCCAATTCCACCGCCGAGTGTTTGGTATGGGGACAAATCACCGGCGAGCAGGTGGTGGAGAAATATTGGCATAGTGGCGTGGCGTTTCCCAAGCTGTCGGCGGCTTTTGTGAAAGAGCAGGAAGAGCGGCTCGAACATTGGCTCTCAAACAGCACGGGCACGGAAAATCTCTACGCGCTGCGCCGCGAGCTGCGGCAGACGATGGATGACGACGTCGGCGTCTTTCGCACCGGCGAAGAATTGCAACAGGCTTTGAGCAAAATTCAATCATTCAAACTGCGCTATCGAAATATTCGCGTCCGCGATGCCAATCGCGTTTACAACACCGATCTCATTGCGGCATTGGAATTGGGCAATCTGCTCGATTTGGCGGAAGTTGCCGTGGCCTCGGCGCTTGCGCGGCAGGAGTCTCGCGGGGCGCATGCCCGGCGTGATTTTGCTGAACGCGACGATGAGAACTGGCTCAAACACACATTGGCGCATTTCACGCTGGAAGGACCAAAGTTGAGTTACAAACCGGCGCGGATTACGATGTGGAAGCCGGTGGAGAGGAAGTATTAG
- a CDS encoding CBS domain-containing protein: protein MKLLKIARVPPVVVAPEDSIMTAVEKMCDVGVGAVVVVKNGDVVGIFTERDLLTRVVRPGVSTLNTPIAKVMTPNPTVARAEMEASEAFEFMTEKNIRHLPIVDERGKLQGTLSIRHLMRRVVEYLSRELESLNAYVSLDSPGGD, encoded by the coding sequence ATGAAACTTTTGAAAATTGCTCGTGTCCCGCCGGTTGTGGTGGCACCGGAAGACAGCATCATGACGGCAGTCGAAAAGATGTGTGATGTCGGCGTCGGCGCCGTGGTGGTGGTGAAAAACGGCGACGTCGTCGGTATTTTTACCGAGCGTGATTTGTTGACGCGCGTGGTGCGCCCCGGGGTGTCGACTTTGAATACGCCGATCGCCAAAGTCATGACCCCCAATCCGACCGTGGCCCGCGCCGAGATGGAAGCCAGCGAAGCGTTCGAATTCATGACCGAGAAAAATATTCGCCATCTTCCCATCGTCGATGAACGCGGCAAGCTGCAAGGCACGCTGTCGATTCGCCATCTCATGCGCCGCGTCGTCGAATATCTCTCGCGTGAGCTGGAGAGCTTGAATGCCTACGTGAGTCTCGACAGCCCCGGCGGTGACTGA
- the sdhC gene encoding succinate dehydrogenase, cytochrome b556 subunit, which produces MKSNDIQKLPNQLGLWGWLGGGRYGIERYAYSLHRLTGIVLILYLPLHLYITSVRLQGEAAWENLMARFDTPLMHVMEYLLFGAFLFHGFNGLRLFFTELGFFVGKPGHPEPPYRTSIHRQRPAFIVAMLLAGAFFVIGAIDFFGF; this is translated from the coding sequence ATGAAATCCAACGATATACAAAAACTGCCCAACCAGCTCGGCCTGTGGGGCTGGCTCGGCGGCGGGCGATACGGCATCGAGCGCTATGCATATTCTTTGCACCGGCTCACCGGCATCGTGCTCATTCTCTATTTGCCCCTTCATTTATATATCACCAGCGTCCGGCTGCAAGGCGAGGCGGCATGGGAGAATCTGATGGCGCGCTTCGACACACCGCTGATGCACGTGATGGAATATTTGCTGTTCGGCGCGTTTCTGTTCCACGGCTTCAACGGCCTGCGCTTGTTTTTCACCGAGCTGGGCTTTTTTGTCGGTAAGCCGGGACACCCGGAGCCGCCGTATCGAACTTCGATTCATCGCCAACGCCCGGCGTTTATCGTTGCGATGTTGCTGGCCGGCGCGTTTTTTGTGATCGGGGCGATTGACTTTTTCGGGTTTTGA
- a CDS encoding ATP-binding protein produces MRFKISYKLITVVGGVAIVIIGFFAGLILSSHRQQLVADIERSAHQLSETVKSSTKYDMLLNQRESVHRIINTIGQQEGIEKVRIFNKDGEIIYSTDSLDVGKMVDKKAEACYACHAADQPLERLPISERTRIFQSASQQRTLGIINPIYNEPSCWQSNCHAHAPEQKVLGVLDITMSLAEVDRGMHASQMRLLMFSIIAISAVSLIIYLLVQGIVLNPLNQIITATKHVATGDLNYAIRLDKGDEIGELAKSFNDMTRQLAETQRQLYQSEKLASIGRLAAGVAHEINNPLTGVLTYSSYLLKRANGQPEIKDDLEVIVRETKRCREIIKGLLDFARPTPPEKRPSDINEVIKRSVRILQNQLTRHHIKLEQKLDPDLPPVNIDVDQMQQVFVNLILNAKDAMAEKGGTLTLTTSRAHLGEPGKPLAVNDGIQIQVHDTGCGIPPENLPKIFEPFFSTKGQKGNGLGLAIVWGIVEKHNGKITVESEVGKGTRFRIVLPADEMKK; encoded by the coding sequence ATGCGATTCAAAATCAGCTACAAGCTTATTACGGTTGTCGGCGGCGTGGCGATCGTGATCATCGGTTTCTTCGCCGGGCTTATTTTGAGCTCGCACCGGCAGCAGCTCGTCGCCGATATCGAACGCAGCGCCCATCAGCTCAGCGAAACCGTCAAGAGCAGCACCAAATACGACATGCTCTTGAACCAGCGCGAGTCGGTGCATCGCATCATCAACACCATCGGCCAGCAGGAAGGCATCGAGAAAGTGCGCATCTTCAACAAAGATGGCGAGATTATTTACTCAACCGATTCGCTCGACGTCGGCAAGATGGTGGACAAGAAGGCCGAGGCTTGTTACGCCTGTCACGCCGCCGATCAGCCGTTGGAAAGATTGCCGATTTCCGAGCGGACGCGCATTTTTCAATCCGCTTCACAACAGCGCACGTTGGGCATCATCAATCCGATTTACAACGAGCCGAGCTGCTGGCAGAGCAACTGCCACGCGCACGCGCCGGAGCAAAAAGTGCTCGGCGTGCTGGACATTACGATGTCGCTCGCCGAAGTTGATCGCGGCATGCACGCCAGCCAAATGCGTCTTTTGATGTTTTCGATCATCGCCATCTCCGCCGTAAGCCTGATCATCTACTTGCTCGTGCAAGGCATCGTGCTCAACCCATTGAACCAAATCATCACCGCCACCAAGCACGTTGCCACCGGCGATCTCAATTATGCCATCAGGCTTGATAAAGGCGATGAGATTGGTGAGTTGGCGAAATCCTTTAATGACATGACGCGCCAGCTCGCCGAGACGCAGCGCCAGCTTTATCAATCCGAGAAGCTGGCCTCGATTGGCCGGCTCGCGGCCGGCGTCGCCCACGAAATCAACAATCCGCTCACCGGCGTGTTGACCTACAGCAGTTATCTGCTCAAGCGCGCCAACGGCCAGCCGGAAATCAAAGACGATTTGGAAGTGATCGTGCGCGAGACCAAACGCTGCCGCGAAATCATCAAAGGCTTGCTGGATTTTGCCCGGCCCACGCCGCCGGAAAAGCGCCCGAGTGACATCAACGAAGTCATCAAGCGTTCGGTTCGCATTCTGCAAAATCAGCTCACACGCCATCACATCAAATTGGAACAAAAACTTGATCCGGATTTACCCCCGGTCAATATTGACGTTGATCAAATGCAGCAGGTGTTCGTCAACTTGATCTTGAATGCCAAGGATGCGATGGCGGAAAAAGGTGGTACGCTCACGCTCACCACCTCGCGTGCTCATCTCGGGGAGCCGGGCAAACCGCTTGCTGTGAATGACGGCATTCAAATTCAAGTGCACGACACCGGTTGTGGTATTCCGCCGGAAAATCTTCCCAAGATTTTTGAGCCGTTTTTTTCGACCAAAGGGCAAAAAGGCAACGGCTTGGGGTTGGCGATTGTGTGGGGCATTGTCGAAAAGCATAATGGCAAAATTACCGTCGAGAGTGAAGTGGGAAAGGGCACGAGGTTTCGAATTGTGCTGCCGGCGGATGAAATGAAAAAGTAA
- a CDS encoding radical SAM protein, whose product MQKPISSQSRQSRRLQPFCKSQPDDLSSGENRYLFGPVHSRRLGNSLGVDLVPAKTCTFNCIFCQLGRTTQQTLERKEYVPAAAVMAELEAFLENGGEADYITFSGSGEPTLHSKIGEMIAQTKKMTKIPVAVLTCGALLYDPQVRRELTPADVVLPSLSTVSPETFHALNRPHGRLHLEEIIVGMKNFRQEYTGKIWLEVMLVKGLNDGMQEMARLREVIAEIKPDKIHLNTVVRPPVETDVKPLAEAELRQLQTVLGANVEIIAERPEMPAPSVGHLVVHDLLQLLARHPATLSEISESLNCKQEIISLVLNALMESGTVEEREHQGKKFYAAVFSHERKF is encoded by the coding sequence ATGCAAAAACCCATATCATCTCAAAGCCGCCAAAGCAGGCGGCTTCAGCCGTTTTGCAAGTCTCAGCCTGATGATTTATCATCGGGTGAAAATCGCTACCTCTTCGGCCCGGTGCATTCGCGCCGGCTCGGCAACTCGCTGGGCGTCGATTTGGTGCCGGCGAAAACGTGCACGTTCAACTGCATTTTTTGCCAGCTCGGCCGGACGACGCAACAAACCCTCGAACGCAAAGAATATGTGCCCGCTGCCGCGGTGATGGCAGAGTTGGAAGCGTTTCTTGAAAACGGCGGCGAGGCGGATTATATCACCTTCTCCGGCTCCGGCGAGCCGACGCTGCACAGCAAGATCGGTGAGATGATCGCGCAGACGAAGAAGATGACAAAGATTCCCGTCGCGGTGCTCACCTGCGGCGCGTTGCTGTATGACCCCCAAGTGCGCCGGGAGTTGACGCCGGCGGATGTCGTGCTGCCTTCGTTAAGCACGGTCTCGCCCGAGACCTTTCACGCGCTCAACCGGCCGCACGGCAGACTGCATCTGGAAGAAATCATCGTGGGCATGAAAAATTTCCGGCAGGAATACACCGGCAAAATTTGGCTGGAAGTTATGCTCGTCAAAGGCCTCAATGATGGCATGCAGGAAATGGCGCGGCTGCGCGAGGTTATCGCCGAGATCAAGCCGGATAAAATTCATCTCAACACCGTGGTTCGCCCGCCGGTGGAGACGGATGTCAAGCCACTCGCCGAAGCGGAGTTGCGCCAATTGCAAACGGTGCTTGGAGCCAACGTCGAAATCATCGCCGAGCGGCCCGAGATGCCGGCGCCCTCGGTCGGGCATCTGGTGGTGCACGATCTGCTGCAACTGCTGGCGCGTCATCCCGCCACCTTGAGCGAGATTTCCGAGAGCTTGAATTGCAAGCAGGAAATCATCTCGCTGGTGCTGAACGCGTTGATGGAGTCCGGAACCGTGGAGGAGCGGGAGCATCAGGGCAAAAAATTTTACGCGGCGGTCTTTTCACATGAGCGAAAATTTTGA
- a CDS encoding 2-oxoacid:acceptor oxidoreductase subunit alpha, whose amino-acid sequence MASKLNTRPRMMSGNEACVEAALLAGVRFYAGYPITPSSEIAELMAARLPQLGGKFIQMEDEIASMAAVIGASLAGVKAMTATSGPGFSLKQENIGYAAMTEVPCLVVDVQRGGPSTGLPTLPSQGDVMQARWGTHGDHPIIAIAPASVGETFEQTIRAINLSEKFRVPVILLLDEIIGHVTEKVILPDPDRVEIFNRVKPTMPPEQYVPYAQTESDVPPMAVMGEGYRYHVTGLTHDEHGFTTSDPKKIDALIRRLQRKIDGRRDEIVQFKTEYLEDARVAVLAYGSTARSARRAVLMAREEKIPAGLFRPITIWPFPAPEIFQLVPRVSHIIVPEMNLGQIAHEVEHAVKGKAEAISLTRVDGEPIRPQQIFEKIKEIAAHGLR is encoded by the coding sequence ATGGCAAGCAAATTGAACACACGCCCGCGCATGATGTCGGGCAACGAAGCCTGCGTCGAGGCGGCGCTGCTTGCCGGCGTGCGTTTTTATGCCGGTTATCCGATTACACCCTCATCCGAGATCGCCGAGCTGATGGCGGCGCGCTTGCCGCAGCTCGGCGGCAAGTTTATTCAAATGGAAGATGAAATCGCTTCGATGGCGGCGGTGATCGGGGCCTCGCTCGCCGGCGTGAAAGCCATGACCGCCACCAGCGGCCCCGGTTTTTCTCTGAAGCAGGAAAATATCGGCTACGCCGCGATGACGGAAGTGCCGTGCCTTGTCGTTGATGTGCAACGCGGCGGACCCTCCACCGGATTGCCGACACTGCCCTCGCAGGGCGATGTGATGCAAGCGCGCTGGGGCACGCACGGCGATCACCCGATTATTGCGATCGCGCCCGCTTCGGTCGGCGAAACCTTCGAGCAGACGATTCGCGCCATCAATCTCTCCGAAAAATTTCGCGTGCCGGTGATTCTACTGCTCGACGAAATCATTGGCCACGTGACTGAAAAAGTCATTCTGCCCGATCCAGACCGCGTCGAGATTTTTAATCGCGTGAAACCAACCATGCCGCCCGAACAATACGTGCCTTATGCGCAAACCGAATCCGACGTGCCGCCGATGGCGGTGATGGGCGAGGGCTATCGCTATCATGTCACCGGCTTGACGCACGATGAACACGGCTTCACCACCAGCGATCCGAAAAAAATCGACGCGCTGATTCGCCGCTTGCAGCGCAAAATCGACGGTCGCCGTGATGAAATTGTTCAGTTCAAAACCGAATATCTTGAAGATGCTCGTGTTGCCGTGCTGGCCTATGGCTCCACCGCGCGTTCGGCGCGGCGCGCGGTTTTGATGGCGCGTGAAGAAAAAATTCCCGCCGGCTTGTTTCGTCCGATCACCATCTGGCCGTTTCCGGCGCCGGAAATTTTTCAACTGGTTCCACGAGTCTCCCACATTATCGTTCCGGAAATGAACCTGGGACAAATCGCGCACGAAGTCGAGCACGCGGTCAAAGGCAAAGCCGAGGCCATTTCACTCACGCGCGTCGATGGCGAGCCGATTCGACCGCAGCAAATTTTTGAAAAGATCAAGGAGATCGCTGCTCATGGATTACGGTAA
- a CDS encoding response regulator, with the protein MVAILVVSMIVAFIVIDIVVRLASEKIREAKARKERLAALDIGLNLDFTHEAKSLKRVDVSNPLARILAVDDEPVVLDSFRKILVVAGYAIDTVESGREALGLVQKYKYDFVFTDLKMPEMDGLDVVKGVKHFSPETDVVVITGYATIESAVNAMKYGAMDYVQKPFTEDELVDFTKKCLIRRQDRIEKQLKPTVRLATAERPHEHEFILPGGVFISEGHVWANVTVPGLVRVGMDDFARKMIGHIDAIEFPAKGSPVKKGERLFAIRQGERTAIFKSPISGKINSINSELAHHLDWLEKQPYEKGWICSIKPDQLAAELENMKIGEKAATWYQEEIKRVRALLAPESGNGHLGGVAETASLVEGQLEEMDEKTWEKFAESFL; encoded by the coding sequence ATGGTTGCCATCCTGGTCGTGTCGATGATCGTCGCGTTTATCGTCATCGACATCGTCGTTCGCCTCGCTTCTGAAAAAATTCGCGAGGCCAAAGCCCGCAAGGAGCGGCTCGCCGCGCTGGACATCGGCTTGAATTTGGATTTTACCCACGAAGCCAAATCGCTTAAACGCGTGGACGTTTCCAACCCGCTGGCGCGCATTTTGGCGGTCGATGACGAGCCGGTGGTGCTCGACAGCTTCCGCAAAATTTTGGTGGTCGCCGGTTATGCGATTGATACCGTCGAAAGCGGCCGCGAAGCGCTCGGGTTGGTGCAAAAATACAAATACGATTTTGTTTTCACCGATCTCAAGATGCCGGAGATGGACGGCCTTGATGTCGTGAAAGGCGTGAAGCATTTCAGCCCGGAAACCGACGTCGTCGTCATCACCGGTTACGCCACCATCGAGTCCGCGGTCAATGCGATGAAATACGGCGCGATGGATTACGTGCAAAAGCCTTTCACCGAAGACGAATTGGTCGATTTCACCAAGAAATGCCTGATTCGCCGCCAGGACCGCATCGAGAAGCAACTCAAGCCGACCGTGCGTCTGGCCACGGCGGAACGGCCGCACGAGCACGAATTCATTTTGCCGGGCGGCGTGTTTATTTCCGAAGGCCACGTGTGGGCCAACGTCACTGTCCCCGGTCTCGTTCGCGTCGGTATGGATGATTTCGCGCGCAAGATGATCGGCCACATCGACGCCATCGAGTTTCCGGCGAAGGGCAGCCCGGTGAAAAAAGGCGAACGTTTGTTTGCGATCCGGCAGGGCGAACGCACCGCGATTTTCAAATCGCCCATCTCCGGCAAAATCAATTCAATCAACAGCGAGCTGGCGCATCATCTCGATTGGCTGGAGAAGCAACCGTATGAAAAGGGCTGGATTTGCTCGATCAAACCCGATCAACTCGCCGCCGAATTGGAGAATATGAAAATCGGTGAAAAGGCGGCAACGTGGTATCAGGAGGAAATCAAACGGGTTCGAGCGCTGCTCGCGCCGGAAAGCGGCAACGGTCATCTCGGCGGCGTGGCGGAAACAGCGTCGCTGGTCGAAGGCCAGCTCGAGGAGATGGATGAGAAGACGTGGGAGAAATTTGCGGAATCGTTTTTATGA